One window from the genome of Bacillus rossius redtenbacheri isolate Brsri chromosome 17, Brsri_v3, whole genome shotgun sequence encodes:
- the LOC134540948 gene encoding uncharacterized protein LOC134540948, whose amino-acid sequence METPKFALRRGDDPDFNPIPPFTNIFEVPLNDENAALVGDLVGAFLLGVLVEVGQDIVNPPHYDEDELEEVFVRRFVPVHAIQVYTNPHVEPPENEAPSIHGDKPDPSASFPELPQPLNQAAEEQDDSDPPETLGGAA is encoded by the coding sequence ATGGAGACGCCGAAATTCGCTCTGCGCCGTGGTGATGACCCGGACTTTAACCCCATACCTCCATTCACCAACATCTTCGAGGTGCCTCTGAACGATGAGAATGCCGCACTTGTGGGGGACCTAGTCGGCGCATTCTTGCTTGGAGTACTTGTCGAAGTGGGGCAGGACATCGTCAATCCTCCACACTATGACGAAGACGAGTTGGAAGAGGTCTTTGTACGCCGGTTCGTACCTGTACACGCCATTCAGGTCTACACAAACCCCCATGTGGAGCCACCAGAGAACGAGGCCCCGAGCATCCACGGCGATAAACCGGACCCGTCCGCCAGCTTCCCCGAGCTGCCTCAGCCCCTGAACCAGGCCGCGGAGGAGCAGGACGACAGCGACCCACCGGAGACCCTCGGTGGTGCCGCGTAA